The Peribacillus sp. FSL P2-0133 genome has a segment encoding these proteins:
- a CDS encoding MBL fold metallo-hydrolase, whose product MKTKTTFKIYPIIAPSALSLKSINFYLVKQDESLTLVDAGMNDDVCWNALQQTLNENGFNVGDITEILLTHHHGDHVGLVNRITELHPIPVYAHSKSIPRLKRDPDFLNMRIEFYKQLYIEMGCGELGDKQVAYLFNAVDNNKDQKLNGDIIAITEKQWLNFEVIEFPGHAPDQIAFLDQEGKRILAGDLLIEHISSNALIEPDENGNRMLTLVDHIDSLKRCLALQVNLLFPGHGNIIEQPGHLIEKRLNSIERKSQKILTLIESGISTGNELAKEFYKQKYIAEFPLVMSEIIGHLDYLEYQGKVTKQLVENVVHYQAK is encoded by the coding sequence ATGAAAACGAAAACAACATTTAAAATTTATCCAATCATAGCTCCAAGCGCTTTATCTTTAAAAAGTATAAACTTTTATTTAGTTAAACAGGATGAATCTTTAACATTGGTCGATGCAGGCATGAATGATGACGTCTGCTGGAATGCACTTCAGCAAACATTAAACGAAAATGGATTTAACGTTGGAGATATCACGGAAATTTTATTAACCCATCACCATGGAGACCATGTTGGTTTGGTCAACCGGATTACCGAACTCCATCCGATTCCCGTTTATGCCCATTCTAAATCCATTCCCCGTTTAAAAAGGGACCCTGACTTCTTAAATATGAGAATTGAATTCTATAAGCAGCTTTACATTGAGATGGGCTGTGGTGAACTTGGAGATAAACAAGTGGCTTACCTATTCAACGCGGTCGATAATAATAAAGATCAAAAACTGAATGGTGACATCATCGCAATCACGGAAAAACAATGGCTGAATTTTGAAGTGATCGAATTTCCCGGGCATGCCCCGGATCAAATTGCTTTCCTTGACCAAGAAGGGAAACGGATTCTTGCCGGTGATTTATTGATTGAACATATATCAAGCAATGCCTTGATCGAACCTGATGAAAACGGTAATAGAATGCTGACTCTTGTAGATCATATCGATTCATTAAAACGCTGTTTAGCATTACAGGTGAATCTCCTCTTTCCTGGTCATGGTAACATCATTGAACAACCTGGTCATTTGATTGAAAAAAGACTTAATAGCATAGAGAGAAAATCACAAAAAATCCTGACCTTGATAGAATCCGGAATTTCTACCGGCAATGAACTGGCAAAGGAGTTTTACAAACAAAAATATATTGCAGAATTCCCGCTCGTCATGTCAGAAATCATTGGCCATTTGGATTATTTAGAATATCAGGGGAAGGTCACGAAACAACTCGTTGAAAATGTAGTTCATTATCAAGCTAAATGA
- a CDS encoding D-glycerate dehydrogenase, producing the protein MKPKIYITRKLPEQIIEGLSRNYDVRMWDQEDIPVPREVLEEEMKEVEGLLCLLTEQIDESLIERAPNLKIIANMAVGHNNIDVRSATKRGIMVTNTPGVLTETTADLTFGLLLATARRMMEAEDYLRSGRWETWSPMQLTGQDVHGATLGIIGLGRIGEALAKRAKGFDMNLIYFNRSRKYEQEKELGIVYQPLEKLLQISDFVCVMLPLTPETTYMIGKEQLELMKGTAVLINTARGGIIDEKALYQALENREIWAAGLDVFEEEPVSVDHPLLTLPNVVTLPHIGSASIATRLKMAALAAQNLMDGLSGDTPRNLVLLNKSK; encoded by the coding sequence TTGAAGCCAAAAATTTATATTACAAGGAAATTACCGGAACAAATCATCGAAGGTCTTAGTCGGAATTATGATGTCAGGATGTGGGATCAAGAGGATATACCGGTCCCTAGAGAAGTCCTTGAAGAAGAAATGAAAGAAGTCGAGGGTCTGCTTTGCTTATTGACGGAACAAATCGATGAGTCACTGATTGAACGAGCGCCTAACCTGAAAATCATCGCGAATATGGCAGTGGGCCATAATAATATTGATGTTAGAAGTGCAACAAAACGGGGCATCATGGTCACGAACACACCGGGGGTTTTAACGGAAACGACAGCTGATTTAACCTTCGGCTTACTGCTTGCAACGGCAAGAAGGATGATGGAGGCAGAAGATTATTTAAGGAGCGGAAGGTGGGAAACATGGTCGCCGATGCAGCTGACCGGACAAGATGTACACGGCGCAACGCTTGGTATAATCGGATTAGGTAGGATTGGGGAAGCCCTTGCAAAAAGAGCTAAGGGATTTGATATGAACTTGATTTATTTTAATCGAAGCCGTAAATATGAACAGGAAAAAGAATTAGGAATCGTATATCAGCCCCTTGAAAAATTGCTCCAAATATCGGATTTCGTTTGTGTCATGCTGCCGCTCACACCGGAAACCACTTATATGATTGGCAAGGAGCAGCTGGAATTAATGAAAGGGACGGCTGTCCTCATAAATACCGCAAGAGGCGGGATTATCGATGAAAAGGCGTTGTACCAGGCGCTGGAAAACCGAGAGATTTGGGCGGCTGGATTGGATGTATTCGAAGAAGAGCCCGTCTCTGTGGATCACCCGCTGCTAACATTGCCCAATGTCGTTACACTGCCGCATATCGGGAGTGCCAGCATTGCCACAAGATTGAAGATGGCAGCTCTTGCTGCACAAAACTTGATGGATGGATTATCTGGTGATACTCCGCGTAATTTAGTATTGTTGAATAAATCAAAATGA
- a CDS encoding multidrug effflux MFS transporter encodes MIEMKETISSGIEMTKSKRLLMALMLGSFAAIGPLSLDMYLPGLPALAEDLKSSTSLAQLSLTACLLGLALGQIYLGPLSDAKGRRTPLIISLSIYCISSLLCAFAPTIELLLLLRFIQGIAGAGGIVISRAIVRDLFSGSDLTKFFSMLMLVNGAAPILAPVFGGQLLQFTSWRGVFVVISVLSIIMVAAAFFGIKETLTSNLRSPGGVNDTIRTFWNLLRDRVFMGYAFSQGFISAAMFAYISGSPFVLQNIYGVSPQTFSLIFAINGIGIIIASQVAGKLAGKVKEEKLLQMGLCLALFGGILLLASVLLEIGLAGILVALFLSVSSVGIVGTTSFSLAMQNQKKTAGSASALIGLLPFILGSLMAPLVGLGSGESPLPMGIVMVSCHVIAMCAYLILARRGLRRV; translated from the coding sequence ATGATTGAAATGAAGGAAACGATATCATCAGGCATCGAAATGACTAAATCCAAAAGGCTGTTGATGGCTCTTATGCTGGGGTCTTTTGCAGCGATTGGACCACTGTCACTTGATATGTATTTACCGGGTCTCCCTGCACTGGCAGAGGATTTGAAAAGCAGTACGTCATTAGCGCAGCTGAGCTTGACTGCCTGCTTGTTAGGATTGGCTTTAGGACAAATTTATTTAGGGCCGCTAAGTGATGCAAAAGGAAGAAGGACACCGTTAATCATATCTTTATCCATTTATTGCATTTCCTCTCTGTTATGCGCTTTTGCTCCAACCATTGAATTGCTTTTATTATTACGATTTATCCAAGGTATTGCGGGAGCGGGAGGCATTGTCATTTCAAGGGCGATAGTTCGTGACCTTTTTTCAGGATCGGATTTGACCAAGTTCTTCTCCATGTTAATGCTTGTTAATGGGGCGGCACCGATATTGGCTCCGGTTTTTGGCGGTCAACTTTTGCAGTTCACGTCTTGGCGGGGAGTCTTCGTTGTCATTTCAGTATTAAGTATCATTATGGTTGCGGCTGCATTTTTTGGGATAAAGGAAACTTTAACGTCCAATCTCAGAAGTCCAGGTGGGGTAAATGATACTATCAGGACATTTTGGAACTTATTGAGAGATCGTGTGTTTATGGGCTATGCTTTTTCACAAGGATTCATAAGTGCCGCCATGTTCGCTTATATTTCCGGATCACCTTTTGTTCTCCAGAACATTTATGGCGTTTCCCCACAGACCTTCAGTCTGATTTTTGCAATAAACGGAATTGGGATCATCATCGCTTCACAAGTTGCCGGGAAGCTGGCAGGGAAGGTTAAAGAAGAAAAACTGCTTCAAATGGGATTATGTCTAGCTTTGTTTGGGGGAATATTACTTCTTGCCTCAGTCCTTCTCGAAATTGGGTTGGCAGGAATCTTGGTCGCTTTATTCCTCTCCGTCTCCAGCGTCGGTATTGTCGGTACAACGAGTTTTTCTTTAGCGATGCAAAATCAGAAAAAAACAGCAGGCAGTGCTTCGGCTTTAATTGGCCTGCTTCCTTTCATATTAGGATCACTAATGGCTCCCTTGGTGGGACTAGGTTCAGGTGAGTCACCCTTGCCGATGGGAATTGTGATGGTAAGTTGTCATGTCATCGCCATGTGCGCTTATTTAATCCTTGCCCGTCGTGGGTTAAGGCGAGTTTAA
- a CDS encoding SDR family NAD(P)-dependent oxidoreductase — protein sequence MTELMKNKVAIITGGGSGIGRGAALKLAENGANIIFFDRTVENAEKVKDEVENLGREALIIKTDVSKAEQVEHAYKTAHEHFGKIDFVFANAGINGVIAPIEDIKPEDWDQTHTINLKGTFLTIKYAIPYMKETGGSIVINSSINGNRYFKNFGFSAYSSSKAGQVAFGKMAALELARYKIRVNTICPGSIDTNIHDNTFPEDENLKKIRIPIEYPQGSQPLAKKAGTTEQAGDLVLFLASDMSSHITGTEVYIDGAESLL from the coding sequence ATGACAGAATTAATGAAAAACAAAGTTGCCATTATTACCGGTGGAGGATCGGGAATTGGCCGGGGTGCCGCCCTGAAACTAGCTGAAAACGGCGCGAACATCATCTTTTTTGACCGTACAGTCGAAAATGCCGAAAAAGTGAAGGATGAAGTGGAAAACCTTGGTCGAGAGGCATTAATCATTAAAACGGATGTTTCCAAGGCTGAGCAAGTTGAACATGCCTACAAGACGGCCCATGAACATTTTGGGAAAATTGATTTTGTATTTGCAAACGCAGGCATTAACGGAGTGATTGCCCCTATAGAAGATATAAAGCCAGAAGATTGGGATCAGACGCATACCATCAACCTCAAAGGCACCTTTCTCACCATCAAATACGCCATTCCCTACATGAAGGAAACGGGTGGCAGCATCGTAATCAACAGCTCCATCAATGGAAACCGATATTTCAAGAATTTTGGTTTTTCTGCTTATAGTTCATCCAAAGCTGGTCAAGTCGCCTTTGGGAAAATGGCTGCACTCGAATTGGCAAGATATAAAATCAGGGTAAATACCATTTGTCCCGGCTCCATCGATACGAACATTCACGATAACACATTCCCGGAAGATGAAAACTTAAAAAAAATCAGGATTCCCATTGAATATCCGCAAGGCTCTCAACCCCTGGCGAAGAAGGCGGGGACTACCGAACAAGCTGGTGATCTCGTATTGTTTCTAGCATCAGACATGTCTTCCCATATTACGGGCACGGAAGTTTATATCGATGGAGCAGAATCGCTATTATGA
- a CDS encoding Gfo/Idh/MocA family oxidoreductase, translating to MIRLGVIGTNWITERFLEAAKHVEDLSLTAVYSRTEEKAKEFANKYEVHTTFTNLEAMAASNEIDAVYIASPNSHHCRQAVLFLQNKKHVLCEKPMASNAAEVREMIEAAKQNDVLLMEAMKSTIMPNFESIKGNLDKIGKVRRFSGSFCQYSSRYDSYKQGTVLNAFNPEFSSGSLMDLGIYVLYPLVVLFGKPNKVQASGTMLESGVDGQGTILLSYDEMEAVVIFSKITESNLHSEIQGELGSIIIQKISGPQAVDIQYRDGTTENISVKQDMPTMYYEAKEFVELIQQGKMESDINSYSNSLLTMEIMDEARKQIGIVFPSDR from the coding sequence TTGATAAGATTAGGGGTAATAGGTACAAATTGGATCACGGAACGATTTTTGGAGGCTGCAAAGCATGTAGAGGATTTATCGTTAACAGCCGTGTACTCACGTACAGAAGAGAAAGCCAAGGAATTTGCCAATAAATACGAAGTACATACGACTTTTACGAATTTAGAAGCAATGGCCGCCAGCAATGAAATTGACGCTGTATACATAGCAAGCCCTAATTCTCATCATTGCAGGCAAGCCGTGTTGTTTTTACAAAATAAAAAACATGTATTATGTGAAAAACCAATGGCTTCAAATGCGGCAGAAGTAAGGGAAATGATTGAGGCTGCAAAACAAAATGATGTGCTATTGATGGAAGCGATGAAATCTACCATCATGCCGAATTTCGAAAGTATAAAGGGGAATTTGGATAAAATCGGGAAGGTACGGCGTTTCTCGGGAAGCTTTTGCCAATATTCATCTCGATATGATTCGTATAAACAAGGCACTGTGCTGAATGCATTCAATCCTGAATTCTCCAGTGGCTCTTTAATGGATCTTGGTATTTATGTACTCTATCCGCTTGTTGTTCTGTTCGGTAAACCAAATAAGGTACAGGCATCAGGAACGATGCTTGAATCAGGGGTCGATGGGCAAGGTACGATTCTGCTTTCCTATGATGAAATGGAGGCAGTCGTCATATTCTCCAAAATTACTGAATCCAATTTGCATTCGGAAATTCAAGGTGAACTTGGAAGCATCATCATTCAGAAAATTTCAGGACCGCAAGCGGTGGATATTCAGTATCGGGATGGAACCACAGAAAATATTTCGGTTAAACAGGATATGCCTACCATGTATTATGAAGCGAAAGAATTTGTTGAATTGATACAGCAGGGGAAAATGGAGTCCGATATAAATTCATACTCGAATTCACTATTGACTATGGAAATCATGGATGAAGCAAGAAAGCAAATCGGCATCGTCTTTCCTTCAGACCGCTAA
- a CDS encoding heme biosynthesis protein HemY: MKCKINRNAAKVLQKMLSTEEAKGKMIRVYVTHMHGDHAHYDMKLDTPAEHDEIVKTDKDIDILLDSREEFLDGVWIKYFYVPEEGFEITNPSKEPHGHHHH; encoded by the coding sequence ATGAAATGCAAAATTAATCGTAATGCAGCAAAGGTCTTACAAAAAATGCTGAGCACTGAAGAAGCAAAAGGGAAGATGATTCGTGTATATGTCACCCATATGCATGGCGATCATGCCCATTATGACATGAAACTAGATACACCGGCAGAACATGATGAAATCGTCAAAACAGATAAAGATATCGATATTTTACTTGATTCACGTGAAGAATTTCTAGATGGTGTCTGGATTAAATATTTTTATGTACCTGAAGAAGGCTTTGAAATCACGAACCCTTCTAAAGAACCGCACGGACATCATCACCACTAA
- a CDS encoding NADH-dependent flavin oxidoreductase, protein MNQKYEKIFQPYKFPSGVEVKNRIMMAPMTTYSSDDQGVVTDDELAYYAERSAGVGAVVTACAYVSAGGKGFPGQLSADDDSFIPSLRKLAETIQSNGSKAILQIYHGGRQSPPELLPDNQPVSASAIASNDEAPVPREMSEDEIQEVIKAFSEATRRAIEAGFDGVEIHGANTYLLQQFFSPHSNRRTDNWGGTLGKRLIFPLTIVNEVEKTVAEHAKKPFIIGYRLSPEEGSNPGITLDDTIQFVDRLANQNLDYLHISVGHFWNGSFRESDRTKSRIVKIYDKVGNRIPVVGVGSLHTPDEVAEAMETGVPFIALGRELLMEPHWIEKIRSGKEAEIRTTLSKKDQDELVIPDPLWEKLIGIKGWLPVVE, encoded by the coding sequence ATGAATCAAAAATACGAAAAGATCTTTCAACCATATAAGTTTCCATCAGGGGTAGAAGTGAAAAATCGTATCATGATGGCTCCTATGACCACTTATTCTTCGGATGATCAAGGCGTTGTAACCGATGATGAACTGGCCTATTACGCTGAGCGCTCGGCTGGTGTAGGTGCGGTGGTCACGGCATGTGCCTATGTATCTGCTGGAGGAAAGGGATTCCCAGGCCAGCTTAGTGCAGATGACGATTCCTTTATCCCATCCTTGAGAAAACTAGCCGAAACGATCCAGTCCAACGGGTCAAAAGCGATTCTGCAAATATATCATGGAGGCCGGCAAAGTCCGCCGGAATTATTGCCTGATAACCAGCCTGTTTCTGCAAGTGCCATTGCTTCAAACGATGAAGCACCTGTACCGCGGGAAATGAGTGAAGACGAAATACAAGAGGTTATTAAGGCATTTAGCGAAGCAACAAGAAGGGCCATCGAAGCAGGATTTGATGGTGTGGAAATACATGGTGCCAATACGTACTTGCTTCAACAATTCTTCTCGCCACACTCGAACCGTCGTACGGATAACTGGGGTGGGACACTGGGAAAACGATTGATTTTCCCGCTTACCATTGTGAATGAAGTCGAGAAAACGGTTGCCGAGCATGCGAAAAAGCCGTTTATCATCGGCTACCGCCTTTCTCCTGAAGAAGGCAGCAATCCTGGAATCACTTTAGATGATACGATCCAATTCGTTGACAGACTAGCGAATCAAAACCTGGATTATCTACATATATCGGTAGGTCACTTCTGGAATGGCTCATTCCGTGAGAGTGATAGGACAAAGTCGCGCATCGTTAAAATTTACGATAAAGTAGGTAATCGTATTCCTGTGGTCGGCGTAGGATCACTGCATACACCTGATGAAGTTGCAGAAGCTATGGAAACGGGTGTCCCTTTTATCGCCCTTGGCCGTGAGCTTCTTATGGAACCGCATTGGATTGAAAAAATCAGGTCTGGAAAAGAAGCGGAAATACGGACTACCCTCTCAAAAAAGGATCAGGATGAACTGGTCATTCCAGATCCGCTTTGGGAAAAGTTGATTGGGATAAAAGGTTGGCTCCCGGTTGTGGAGTGA
- a CDS encoding GH1 family beta-glucosidase has translation MKFPHDFLFGAASASFQIEGAWDEDGKGITNWDVFSKIPGKTYEGTNGDVAIDHYHRYKEDIKLMAEMGLESYRFSISWARILPTGDGEVNEKGLEFYNNVIDECLKYGIVPFATLYHWDLPLTLEQDGGWTNKRTAEAFVKYAEICFRAFGDRIKHWITFNETVMFCGLGYLKGAHPPGIQNDENKYFQATHYVFYAHAKAVEVYKTLNHYGEIGITHVFLPAYSINDKHDNVLAARHANEYETFWYYDPILKGEYPGYVVEQLKEKGWTPSWTEEELDTLKRNAEKNDFIGLNYYQPIRVEKNREAVSNMEHSRETSTLAPGNPSFDGFYRTVKMEDKTYTKWGWEISPQGFLDGLHMLKERYGDIKMYVTENGLGDEDPIIDGEIVDVPRIKYIEEHLKVIKRAIEEGIHLKGYYAWSVIDLLSWLNGYKKQYGFIYVDHHDQLNRKKKLSFHWYKNIIETRGEEL, from the coding sequence ATGAAATTTCCACATGATTTTTTATTCGGAGCAGCTTCTGCTTCTTTTCAAATAGAAGGAGCATGGGATGAAGATGGAAAAGGTATAACGAATTGGGATGTCTTTTCAAAGATTCCTGGGAAAACATATGAAGGTACAAACGGGGATGTAGCGATAGACCATTATCATCGTTACAAAGAAGATATTAAATTAATGGCAGAGATGGGACTTGAATCATACCGGTTTTCCATTTCATGGGCACGTATTTTGCCGACAGGTGACGGGGAAGTAAATGAAAAAGGCTTGGAATTTTATAATAATGTTATTGATGAATGCTTAAAATATGGGATTGTTCCATTTGCTACTCTGTACCATTGGGATTTGCCTTTGACGCTTGAACAAGATGGGGGATGGACGAATAAGCGAACAGCTGAAGCATTCGTCAAGTATGCGGAAATTTGCTTTCGCGCATTCGGAGACCGCATCAAACATTGGATCACGTTTAATGAAACGGTTATGTTTTGCGGTCTGGGCTATTTAAAAGGAGCGCACCCGCCTGGAATCCAAAACGATGAAAATAAATACTTTCAAGCGACACATTATGTTTTTTATGCACATGCAAAAGCGGTAGAGGTATACAAGACACTGAATCATTACGGTGAAATTGGGATTACCCATGTTTTCCTGCCTGCTTACAGTATAAATGACAAACATGACAATGTATTGGCTGCTCGGCATGCCAATGAATATGAAACTTTTTGGTATTATGACCCTATTTTAAAAGGTGAATATCCAGGTTATGTGGTTGAGCAATTAAAGGAAAAAGGCTGGACGCCAAGTTGGACCGAAGAAGAACTGGATACGCTAAAAAGAAATGCGGAGAAAAATGATTTTATTGGACTCAATTATTACCAGCCCATTCGCGTGGAAAAAAATCGGGAAGCCGTTTCAAACATGGAGCATTCAAGAGAAACATCTACTCTAGCTCCAGGGAACCCGTCTTTTGATGGCTTTTATCGGACCGTAAAGATGGAAGATAAAACATATACAAAATGGGGCTGGGAAATCTCACCTCAAGGATTTTTAGATGGGCTGCATATGTTAAAAGAACGTTATGGTGATATTAAAATGTATGTTACAGAGAACGGGCTTGGTGATGAGGATCCGATTATCGATGGTGAAATAGTGGATGTTCCCCGTATTAAATATATTGAGGAACACTTAAAAGTGATCAAACGTGCAATCGAAGAAGGTATCCATTTAAAAGGGTATTACGCATGGTCTGTCATTGATCTATTAAGTTGGTTAAACGGGTATAAGAAGCAATACGGATTTATTTACGTGGATCATCATGATCAGTTAAACCGGAAAAAGAAGCTGTCGTTTCATTGGTATAAGAATATTATCGAGACGAGAGGAGAAGAGCTGTAA
- a CDS encoding SulP family inorganic anion transporter, giving the protein MIKDSRFQGYNMKGFQKDVTAGLVVGVVAIPLGLAFAIASGVEPIYGLYTTIIAGILISILGGSKYQIGGPTGAFVPLLFGIVMQYGYESLLIAGFLAGMILVLMGLLKLGNLMKFIPRPVIIGFTTGIAIIIFSGQIANFFGMKVEKHEAFMDNMKELVIKAETINIYSVFVAIICFVVILLAPRLLPRVPGPLLGLLISTMTAYFLFPDKVATIGSTYGAIPKGFPEFQVPELSVEVIITLLPVAFTIALLGGVESLLSATVADNMGGTKHDSNKELVGQGIANIATPFFGGIPATGAIARTATNIKSGAVSPMSGVIHGIVVLLVLLVLSPYAAHIPLASMAPILMFVAWNMSERKEFAHVLKTKTADSAVLLVTFLVTVFTDLIMGVGIGLLIAFLTFIAKMSHTLKVRERSHEVTEIVPIDNSDSKINVYNLEGPLFFGSIDVLESSILENLDNKTKVLVLSMRRVTYMDTSAEAALLAIVNRIGKYKGKLIISGIQQQPKELLLSTGLYHKIEKQHFFKSKEDALYFAKKQLKGNSDKVV; this is encoded by the coding sequence ATGATAAAAGATTCTAGATTTCAAGGATATAATATGAAGGGTTTTCAAAAGGACGTAACGGCAGGATTGGTTGTAGGTGTTGTAGCCATTCCTTTAGGATTGGCTTTTGCAATTGCTTCAGGCGTCGAACCGATATATGGGTTATATACGACCATCATCGCTGGAATCCTCATATCGATTTTGGGTGGCTCCAAGTATCAAATTGGAGGACCAACCGGGGCGTTTGTTCCTTTATTATTTGGAATCGTTATGCAATATGGGTATGAAAGTCTGCTTATTGCCGGGTTTTTAGCGGGGATGATATTGGTCTTGATGGGTCTTCTTAAGTTGGGCAATTTGATGAAGTTCATTCCTCGTCCAGTCATCATTGGATTTACAACAGGAATTGCGATAATAATCTTTTCAGGGCAAATTGCCAACTTCTTTGGCATGAAAGTGGAAAAACATGAAGCGTTCATGGATAACATGAAGGAACTGGTGATTAAAGCAGAAACGATCAATATATATAGTGTGTTTGTTGCGATTATATGTTTTGTCGTCATACTGCTGGCACCTAGGCTTCTGCCACGAGTGCCAGGACCGCTTCTGGGTCTGCTAATATCAACAATGACAGCCTACTTTTTATTTCCCGATAAGGTGGCTACAATTGGTTCCACGTATGGAGCGATTCCGAAAGGTTTTCCGGAATTCCAAGTGCCGGAGCTTTCAGTGGAAGTCATTATTACACTCCTTCCCGTTGCATTTACAATTGCCTTGTTAGGCGGTGTCGAGTCATTGTTATCCGCTACCGTGGCCGATAACATGGGGGGAACCAAGCATGATAGCAATAAGGAATTGGTTGGGCAAGGAATCGCGAACATCGCGACCCCATTCTTCGGCGGGATACCTGCAACAGGTGCTATTGCCAGGACTGCCACCAATATAAAAAGCGGGGCAGTCTCCCCGATGTCCGGAGTCATTCACGGTATTGTCGTTTTACTGGTTTTGCTGGTGCTTTCTCCATATGCAGCACATATACCTTTGGCTAGCATGGCGCCCATATTGATGTTTGTTGCATGGAATATGAGTGAAAGAAAGGAATTCGCTCATGTATTGAAAACGAAGACGGCGGATTCTGCGGTTTTGCTGGTCACCTTCCTCGTCACTGTCTTCACTGATTTAATCATGGGAGTGGGAATCGGCTTATTGATTGCATTTCTCACCTTCATTGCAAAAATGAGCCACACGTTAAAGGTTAGGGAAAGAAGTCATGAGGTTACTGAGATTGTTCCAATCGATAATTCGGATTCAAAGATCAATGTGTATAACTTGGAAGGTCCCCTCTTCTTTGGTTCGATAGACGTCCTGGAGTCATCGATCTTGGAGAACTTGGATAATAAGACGAAAGTGTTGGTATTAAGCATGCGCCGGGTAACATATATGGACACTTCAGCAGAGGCTGCACTATTGGCGATTGTTAATCGCATCGGTAAATATAAGGGGAAATTAATCATTTCCGGAATCCAGCAGCAACCAAAGGAATTGTTACTCAGCACAGGTTTGTATCATAAAATAGAAAAACAGCACTTTTTTAAATCGAAGGAAGATGCCCTTTATTTTGCCAAGAAGCAGTTGAAGGGCAATTCGGATAAAGTAGTCTAA
- a CDS encoding MerR family transcriptional regulator, which yields MDVYRIGQLAELANVSRRTIDYYTQLGMLNYEKTGSRYRYYTEDALNRLQMINRYKEQNMPLTEIKERLQVLSETTVDSEQVLLMVDKISTDLKGLENELLELKPLLEQLDEQQLTYAAQQLSVRGSSLLSIIAMLT from the coding sequence GTGGATGTATATCGGATTGGCCAGCTTGCTGAACTTGCGAATGTTTCGCGAAGAACCATTGACTATTACACACAATTAGGAATGCTGAACTATGAAAAAACTGGGTCAAGATATCGATATTACACAGAAGATGCTTTAAATCGTCTTCAAATGATTAATCGGTATAAGGAACAGAATATGCCGTTGACTGAAATCAAGGAACGGTTACAAGTCTTGTCTGAAACCACTGTTGATTCTGAGCAAGTGCTCTTGATGGTGGACAAGATATCTACAGACCTTAAAGGACTGGAGAATGAATTGCTTGAATTAAAGCCGTTACTGGAACAGCTCGATGAACAGCAATTAACATATGCTGCACAACAGCTTTCAGTTCGGGGTAGCTCTTTATTGAGCATCATTGCCATGCTCACCTAA